The Patescibacteria group bacterium DNA window GACAGGCAACAGGCGAAGTTATCGCCCTAACTGACGCCGGTTGTGAGCTTGACCGTAATTTTTTAAAGCAGATCACCGGTCCTTTCGGCAATCCGAAAGTCGAAGTTGTCGCCGGTTATTACAAGGCCAAGACAAAAACGATTTTTGAAAAATGCGTTGTTCCTTTTGTTTTGGTCATGCCCGACAAACTTAAACCGGAAAGTTTTTTACCTTCTTCAAGGTCCATGGCCATTAAAAGAAATCTTTTTCTTAAACTGGGTGGTTTCCCCGAAGAATGTTCCGATAACGAAGATTATGTTTTTGCCCAAAGATTAGTCAAAAAAGGGATAAAAATTCATTTTGCCAAAAACGCCTTGGTTTATTGGCTGCCCAGAACCAATTTATTTTCCTTTTTCCTCATGATTTATCGTTTTGCCAGAGGCGATGCACAAGCCCGTTTAAGGCGTAAAAAGGTCTTGACCGTTTACTTGCGTTATCTCCTCGGGCTTATTTTTCTGGTTTTATATTTTCTTCCTTTCAAAAAACCAATCCGTCTCGATTTAATTTTTCTTTTCTTAATTTTTGCTTATTTTCTCTGGTCGATTAAGAAAAATTACCGTTACGTTAAGCATTGGCTGGCTTTTCTTTATTTACCCCTTTTGCAAATAACGGCTGACTTAGGAGTTATGACTGGGTCGTTGAGAGGATTTTTTAAAAAAAGAGTAAAATTAAGTTAAAGTTAATGATATCAGCCATTATCCTAACGAAAAACGAAGAAAAAAATCTTGAAGACTGTTTAAAAAGTCTTGCCTGGTGTGACGAAATTATAGTGGTGGATGACTACTCACAAGATGAGACGGAAAAGATTTTGAAAAAGTTTCAGGTAGCAAGTATCAAGTATCAAGTACACCAAAGGCATCTTGATGGGGATTTTGCGAGGCAGAGAAATTTCGGGTTAGAGAAGGCGACAGGGGAATGGGTTTTATTTGTTGACGCCGATGAAAGAGTTTCTCCAACGCTTCGTGAAGAAATAATTAAAGAAATTAATGATCCTCAAAATAAATTTAACGGTTTTTTCCTAAAACGACGCGATTTTCTTTTCGGCAAGTGGCTGGAGTATGGAGAGACAAGCAAGGTTAAACTTTTAAGATTGGCCAAAAGGGGGACGGGGAATTGGCAAAGACCCGTACACGAAATTTGGCAAGTTAATGGCCCGGTCTCTACCCTCGCCTCTCCCCTTTTGCATTTTCCGCATCCCACCGTCACGGAATTTTTAAAAGACCTCAATTTCTATACCGATTTAAACGCGCAAGCTTTTTACAAAGAAGGAGTCAAAGTTGACTTTTGGCAGATTATTATTTATCCGTTGATTAAATTTATGAAGAACTATTTTTTTCTTTTGGGTTTTTTAGACGGAACAGCGGGTTTGTTGCAGGCGATGTTTATGAGTTTTCATTCGTTTATGACGCGAGGTAAATTGTGGCAGTTATGGCAAAAGCGTTAAAAATCCTTATTTTTTGTCTTTTTTTCTTTCTGCCGTTTGGTCAATTGACCAAAGTGCCCCTGGGAGTAACGGAAGTTTCTCTTTATTTTCAGGATATTATTATTGTTTTTCTTGTTTTGTTTTATTTAACAGGGTTAATTTTTAAAAAAATTCCCCGGCCAAAAGCTCTGCTTACCAAACCGCTTTTAATTTTTGGCAGCATCGGGCTGATCTCGCTTTTTTTCAATCTCGGCAATTATTCCGTAAGAGAAATCGGTATTGCTTCTCTTTATCTTTGGCGCTGGCTTTTCTATTTTGGTCTTTACTTTGTGATTGGGGAATTGGCAGGCAAAAATAAAAACGAAGCGGAGCAGTTTAAATCGGGCTTAATCCTGGCAGGGACGGCGACGGCTTTTTTGGGTCTTGCTCAGTATTTCTTATATCCTAATTTGCGCAATTTAGCGTATTTAGGCTGGGACCCGCACTTTTATCGGAGCTTCGGGACTTTTCTGGATCCTAATTTCTTGGGTCTTTTTTTGGTTTTAACTTTAATTATGGTTTTCTTTCGGCT harbors:
- a CDS encoding glycosyltransferase; this translates as MKISFITTVLNEEKTIDLLFNSLLLQTEKPEEVVIVDGGSKDRTLQILEKRNWKLAKQGIKVLIIVKKGNRAVGRNEAVRQATGEVIALTDAGCELDRNFLKQITGPFGNPKVEVVAGYYKAKTKTIFEKCVVPFVLVMPDKLKPESFLPSSRSMAIKRNLFLKLGGFPEECSDNEDYVFAQRLVKKGIKIHFAKNALVYWLPRTNLFSFFLMIYRFARGDAQARLRRKKVLTVYLRYLLGLIFLVLYFLPFKKPIRLDLIFLFLIFAYFLWSIKKNYRYVKHWLAFLYLPLLQITADLGVMTGSLRGFFKKRVKLS
- a CDS encoding glycosyltransferase family 2 protein, with translation MISAIILTKNEEKNLEDCLKSLAWCDEIIVVDDYSQDETEKILKKFQVASIKYQVHQRHLDGDFARQRNFGLEKATGEWVLFVDADERVSPTLREEIIKEINDPQNKFNGFFLKRRDFLFGKWLEYGETSKVKLLRLAKRGTGNWQRPVHEIWQVNGPVSTLASPLLHFPHPTVTEFLKDLNFYTDLNAQAFYKEGVKVDFWQIIIYPLIKFMKNYFFLLGFLDGTAGLLQAMFMSFHSFMTRGKLWQLWQKR